The Pirellulales bacterium genome contains a region encoding:
- a CDS encoding DUF1559 domain-containing protein, protein MASLCRRAFTLVELLVVIAIIGVLIALLLPAVQAAREAARRTQCKNNLKQIGLAVQMYHDAKRKFPSGLTCLPGLGSVPGGGPFNTIWPFLFPFIEENGMAGRYSFDLGYGGGPTGNEYDAVNGPLFEMSPATFLCPADAPEKYPGQLRKLTRWSYAACFSPDGTMVEKDANFTFEKSCIKIKNPAKKRAIFNVNLQRNMRQILDGASKTIAVSEIVGGTEGDVRGLWWYHQGAFYTHLRGPNSSIPDSVWSSYPPGYCHSTPSAPCAQTASCWGATAYSARSKHPGGVQAVRADGSVAFYPDQIDLAVWQALASIDSGEVISAGDAQ, encoded by the coding sequence ATGGCTAGTTTATGTCGGCGGGCTTTTACCCTGGTGGAGCTCTTGGTCGTCATTGCAATCATTGGCGTCTTGATCGCGCTGTTGTTGCCGGCGGTGCAGGCGGCGCGCGAAGCAGCCCGCAGAACACAGTGCAAGAACAACCTGAAGCAAATTGGCTTGGCGGTGCAAATGTATCACGATGCGAAGCGCAAATTTCCATCCGGATTGACCTGTTTGCCGGGATTGGGCAGCGTGCCTGGCGGAGGCCCATTTAACACGATCTGGCCGTTCCTGTTTCCATTTATTGAGGAAAATGGCATGGCCGGTCGGTATAGTTTCGATTTGGGCTACGGCGGCGGCCCGACGGGAAATGAATATGACGCCGTGAATGGTCCGCTCTTCGAAATGTCCCCGGCGACCTTTCTTTGTCCGGCAGATGCGCCGGAGAAGTATCCAGGCCAGCTTCGAAAGTTGACTCGCTGGAGCTATGCAGCCTGCTTCAGCCCGGACGGCACCATGGTCGAGAAAGACGCCAATTTCACTTTCGAGAAAAGCTGCATTAAGATAAAAAACCCGGCTAAGAAGCGCGCGATCTTCAATGTCAATCTACAGCGCAACATGCGACAGATTCTCGATGGCGCTTCAAAGACAATCGCCGTCTCGGAGATTGTTGGTGGAACCGAAGGCGACGTGCGCGGATTGTGGTGGTACCATCAGGGTGCGTTTTATACTCACCTTCGTGGCCCAAACTCCAGCATACCCGACTCTGTATGGTCGTCCTATCCGCCGGGGTACTGCCACTCAACGCCGTCTGCACCCTGTGCCCAAACGGCGTCGTGCTGGGGCGCCACCGCCTACTCCGCGCGAAGCAAGCATCCTGGCGGCGTGCAAGCGGTGAGGGCCGATGGCTCCGTGGCGTTCTATCCGGACCAGATCGACCTCGCGGTATGGCAGGCATTAGCAAGCATCGACAGTGGTGAAGTCATTTCTGCGGGGGACGCGCAATAG